Genomic DNA from Candidatus Koribacter versatilis Ellin345:
GCTTTCACAACCGGATTGTCGACGATGCCTGACGCAAACTCGGTGCGCAGAATGCGCCGAACATGGTCGTCGAGTTCCGACATTGGGATTTTGCCCGAGTCGAGACCGGCCTTGAATTTGTCGGAATAGAAAATGCCGAATGGCTGTTCGTTGTCTAGGCCGGCAGCGGACGATTCGATCGTGCTGTGGGTGGCCCCCCAATCGGAAACTACGAAGCCCTTAAAGTTCCAGTCCTTCTTCAAAACATCGGTAAGCAGATACTTGTTCTGGCAAGCGTACGTGCCGTTCACCAGGTTGTACGAGCACATCACTGCGCCCGGCTGTCCGATCTCGATACCGATTTCAAACGCGAGAAGGTCGGTCTCGCGCATCGCGCGCTTGCTGATCACGACGTCAACTTCCGTTCGACCGCTCTCCTGGTCGTTGACGGCATAGTGCTTCGTGTCGCCGATGACGTGCTGCGCCTGCTCACACTTGATCCGATTGCCAACCAAAGTTCCAGCGAGAATCGGGTCTTCGCCCATGTATTCGAAGGTGCGGCCGTTGCGCGGTTCGCGGGTGATGTTCACCCCTCCGCCGAGTGTCATGTTGTAGCCCTGCGCGCGCAGTTCACGACCGATGAGTGCGCCATACTCGCACGCGGCCTGCGGGTCCCAACTCGCGGCTGAGCCCAGGTTCGACGGTAACGCTGTGGAATACCGGCCATTCTTTGCGCTGCTACGAACGCCATACGCCGCATCGCTCATCTGGATGAGCGGGATTCCAAGCCGTTCCACACCGAGGACGAATCCGGCGCCGCCATTTCCGAGCGCCTTGTTCGGCATCGGAATCCCGAACTCTGCCATTTCTTCCATGCCCTGGCCGTGGATGAGGTTGATCTTCTCGTCTACAGTCATTTCCTTCAGCACGAGTTCGGCGCGCTCATCGGCGGATTTGTTTTTGTCCATCCAGGGCTTCTTCATGAGTTCGGCCCTGGGATCCGGGCGCTGCGCAGAACCAAACATTGACAGCGCTAAAGTGGTGGCAAGAAATACGCGAGAAATCTTCATAGGTGGGGACTCCGTAGCGGATCGCGATTGGGGTCGCGGTGCGCTAGCAAATCGTTATTCTAAACGCCGCGGAGTAGGGTACATGAGAGATCGGCACCGAGCAACACCGATCCATAATCTATGTAAGAGAGGGGATCTCGAAAATATCGCTGGTTTCTACGCGGGGATCGGGGAACAAAATTCTCGTCCCTCAAGAACCAGTTTCGCGGCAGTCACGAGGTCCTGATACATCCGCAGCTTCGAAACGCACCCTAGCACCCCGGTGTTGCGAGCGAGGTCTCGAAGGTCAGCGCTATACTCCACGCTCAGAAATACGATCCGCACGTCCTGCTCAGATTTCGCGAGTTCTCGCGCCGCCGCAAAACCGTCGAGTACGGGCATGGAAACGTCCAGCACAACCAGGTCCGGTCGCAGTCGGCGATACTCCGAAATTGCGTCTAACCCGTTGCTCGCAAAACCTACAACTTCAAAATGCGGTCCCAGCAAATCTGCAATTGATTCCAGGAACTGTTTGTTGTCGTCCACAACCAAGACCCGAGCCTTCACTGCGTGGTACCTCCGTCTAAAAGAACCCGCTCGCCGGCCATAAGTTTTGGATGACAGTTATGGCAGGAAGGTGGCAGCCCGGTTGGCCGCTGCCAGAGCTACTTCGAGCTACAATGTTGCCAGCCAAAACTCAATTGAATCGTCCAAGTGACGGTTTCGACCCCCTCAAAACTGATCCTTTTTCGGCGGCGGTACAAAATGTCTCACCTGCCAAAATCTCGAGCGCCCAATCTAAAAAAAGCACTCCGCGATCCGCGCCACGCCGAAAAGGTTCCTGATGTGACGGAGTTAATGAAGGCGCAGGAGGAACTGAAGAGCCTCAGCCAAAAGTTGATTACGGCACACGAAGAAGAGCGTAGCTATCTCGCCCGCGAGTTGCACGACGACACGAGTCAAAGACTGGCTCTGCTGGCAATCCAACTAGAAGCGCTAGCCATGAACCTGCCTCAAAAAAAGGCAACTCTCAGAGCGGCGTTAATGGACATGCACAAGAGTGTCACCGATCTTGCTGCGGACATTCACGCGCTCTCGCGCCAACTGCATCCGTCCGTTCTCGATCGCCTGGGAGCTGTAGCTGCGATACGCGGCCTCTGTGACCAGGTTCGTGCGCAGCGTGGTATCTCGGTAACGTTTTCCGGCGCGGATATTTCGGACGCTCTTCCGAGAGAATCGGCTTTGTGCCTGTACCGGATCGCGGAAGAAGCCATTACCAACGCGATAAAACATGGAAGCGCAACGGAACT
This window encodes:
- a CDS encoding response regulator transcription factor — protein: MKARVLVVDDNKQFLESIADLLGPHFEVVGFASNGLDAISEYRRLRPDLVVLDVSMPVLDGFAAARELAKSEQDVRIVFLSVEYSADLRDLARNTGVLGCVSKLRMYQDLVTAAKLVLEGREFCSPIPA
- a CDS encoding sensor histidine kinase, which codes for MSHLPKSRAPNLKKALRDPRHAEKVPDVTELMKAQEELKSLSQKLITAHEEERSYLARELHDDTSQRLALLAIQLEALAMNLPQKKATLRAALMDMHKSVTDLAADIHALSRQLHPSVLDRLGAVAAIRGLCDQVRAQRGISVTFSGADISDALPRESALCLYRIAEEAITNAIKHGSATELVVELSQRSNAVVLTIRDNGSGFDLRAQSEGLGFLSMRERLRLASGSLLVRSASGEGTAIEASIPLSR